A single Marispirochaeta aestuarii DNA region contains:
- a CDS encoding ATP-dependent Clp protease ATP-binding subunit, which translates to MFKGLTQRAQRLLTIFAQEEAKRFHSDKLLPEHIILALLKDGEGVGYKALKELKVDPVELQLEIEKSIPKRHTGFILGDVPPSKRGKKMLEDSAEEARNLGHEYIGTEHLLLAAARETGSVVARTLAKYNVNVEALRSAITDLSGSSAAQQAQARKSASSAGQQKRTQQHPKKATPTLDEFSRDLTDYAVQKKLDPVIGREDEIERVIQILARRTKNNPVLIGEPGVGKTAIVEGLAQRITDGTAPEVLIDKRVVTLDLASLIAGTKYRGEFEDRLKRVMKEILSAGNVVLFIDELHTIIGAGGAEGAIDASNMLKPALSRGELQCIGATTLNEYKKYIEKDAALERRFQSIYVKEPSVDETIEILKGIKRQYEDHHNVIYTDKAIEAAVSLSHRYIIERFLPDKAIDLLDEAGSHKRIRNSVRPSELSELELEIERLTQEKINLVNNQDYERAAALRDTVRQLKGQVEDLKKGWKDSLRSERNIVDAEDIHTIIARITGIPVSRLAQSESEKLLDIEAELHKTVIGQDDAIKVIASAIRRSRTGLSSPKRPLGSFIFLGPTGVGKSLLAKTLAVFLFGDENSLIRIDMSDFMEKHNVSRLVGAPPGYVGYEEGGILTEKIRRRPYSVILLDEIEKAHPDVFNILLQVLEEGELQDNLGHKVSFRNTVLIMTSNAGAREITRDSSLGFRADDGILDHSEIKSSAMNELKRFFRPEFINRVDEIVVFHSLSRDQVSTIFDILVDEVRLRLLEMNIFLEISKKAKDLLLDKGYDVKFGARPMRRIIQKELEDPLSMEILKGKCASGNVIQVSVRNDRISFRVKTQKKLPAPAEVVN; encoded by the coding sequence ATGTTTAAAGGCTTGACCCAGCGGGCCCAGCGTTTATTGACAATCTTCGCCCAGGAAGAGGCAAAACGGTTTCATTCCGACAAGCTTCTGCCGGAACATATTATTCTTGCCCTTCTGAAGGATGGTGAAGGGGTCGGTTACAAGGCCCTGAAAGAGTTAAAGGTAGACCCGGTGGAACTGCAGCTTGAGATCGAAAAGAGTATTCCCAAGCGGCATACGGGTTTTATTCTCGGGGATGTTCCCCCGTCAAAGCGGGGCAAAAAGATGCTCGAAGACAGTGCCGAAGAGGCCCGTAATCTGGGCCATGAGTATATCGGTACTGAGCATCTTTTGCTTGCCGCGGCCAGGGAAACCGGCAGTGTCGTCGCCCGTACCCTGGCAAAGTATAATGTTAACGTGGAAGCCCTGCGTTCCGCGATCACCGATCTCTCCGGTTCCAGCGCCGCCCAGCAGGCCCAGGCACGCAAGAGTGCTTCATCCGCTGGGCAGCAGAAACGGACCCAGCAGCATCCTAAAAAGGCGACCCCGACCCTGGATGAGTTTTCCAGAGACCTGACGGACTACGCCGTACAGAAGAAGCTGGACCCGGTTATCGGCAGGGAAGACGAGATCGAGCGGGTCATCCAGATCCTCGCCCGGCGCACCAAGAACAATCCGGTGCTCATCGGAGAGCCCGGGGTAGGAAAGACCGCCATAGTCGAAGGGCTTGCCCAGAGGATAACCGACGGAACCGCCCCGGAAGTCCTGATAGACAAACGGGTGGTGACCCTGGATCTTGCCTCGCTGATTGCCGGTACAAAGTACCGGGGAGAGTTCGAAGACCGTCTGAAGCGTGTCATGAAGGAGATCCTCAGCGCCGGTAACGTGGTCCTCTTTATCGATGAGCTCCACACCATAATCGGGGCGGGAGGCGCGGAGGGGGCAATTGATGCCTCCAACATGCTCAAACCGGCTCTCTCCCGGGGAGAGCTCCAGTGTATCGGTGCGACTACCCTGAACGAGTACAAGAAATACATCGAGAAGGACGCGGCCCTGGAACGCCGCTTTCAGAGCATCTACGTCAAGGAACCCTCGGTGGACGAGACCATTGAAATTCTGAAGGGAATAAAACGGCAGTACGAGGACCATCATAACGTAATCTATACCGACAAGGCCATTGAAGCCGCCGTCAGCCTGTCTCACCGCTACATAATAGAGCGTTTTCTTCCGGACAAGGCCATCGACCTGCTGGACGAAGCGGGAAGTCATAAACGCATCCGCAACAGTGTACGGCCGTCGGAGCTCTCGGAGCTGGAGCTCGAGATCGAGCGTCTGACGCAGGAAAAGATCAACCTGGTGAACAACCAGGACTATGAGCGGGCCGCCGCGTTGCGGGACACGGTCCGACAGCTGAAAGGGCAGGTCGAGGACCTCAAAAAGGGCTGGAAGGACAGCCTGAGGTCCGAGCGCAACATTGTAGATGCCGAGGATATCCACACCATAATAGCCCGCATTACGGGAATTCCGGTATCCCGGCTGGCCCAGAGCGAGTCGGAAAAGCTGCTGGATATCGAAGCTGAACTCCACAAGACCGTCATCGGGCAGGACGATGCCATCAAGGTCATTGCGTCGGCCATACGAAGATCCAGGACGGGCTTGAGCTCACCGAAACGCCCTCTGGGATCCTTTATCTTCCTCGGCCCTACGGGGGTGGGAAAATCCCTGCTGGCCAAGACCCTGGCGGTATTCCTTTTCGGAGACGAGAACTCCCTGATCCGCATAGATATGTCGGACTTCATGGAAAAGCACAACGTTTCCCGCCTGGTTGGAGCTCCTCCGGGCTACGTGGGTTACGAGGAGGGAGGTATCCTTACCGAGAAGATAAGGCGCCGTCCCTACAGTGTCATTCTGCTGGATGAGATCGAGAAGGCCCATCCTGATGTCTTCAATATCCTGCTTCAGGTGCTGGAGGAGGGTGAACTCCAGGACAACCTGGGGCACAAGGTCTCCTTCCGTAATACTGTCCTGATAATGACATCCAACGCCGGGGCCAGGGAGATTACCCGTGACTCGAGCCTCGGATTCCGGGCGGACGATGGCATACTGGATCACTCGGAGATCAAATCCTCCGCCATGAACGAGCTCAAGCGCTTTTTCCGTCCCGAGTTTATCAACCGGGTGGACGAGATTGTTGTCTTCCACAGTCTGAGCCGCGATCAGGTTTCCACCATTTTCGACATCCTGGTCGACGAAGTGCGCCTCCGGCTTCTGGAGATGAATATTTTTCTGGAGATCAGCAAAAAGGCCAAAGACCTGCTGCTTGACAAGGGTTACGATGTCAAGTTCGGAGCCCGTCCAATGCGCAGGATCATCCAGAAAGAGCTGGAGGATCCCCTCTCCATGGAGATTCTCAAGGGTAAATGCGCTTCCGGAAATGTTATTCAGGTAAGCGTGCGAAACGACAGGATATCCTTCAGGGTAAAAACCCAGAAGAAACTTCCTGCTCCTGCGGAAGTTGTCAATTGA
- a CDS encoding ribonuclease Z yields MNLEAFVLGSGGMMPLPSRHLTSVLLRKDGDLFLFDCGEGTQVSLRKLNLRWKKISAIFISHTHADHVTGLPGILMLSSQVDRDEPLYIYGPPKIRDYVEANRRVLDMYINYEIRVIEFTEGGTVFEGKDFSVSSFPLEHTKPCFGYTLVENPRPGVFYPEKARELDVPVGPLWATLQEGKPVQNAKGDLVEPSQVMGEPRKGRKFSYVTDTVYRDDIAPRVSGSDLLICEGMFASDLEESAREKKHLTAKQAAGIARDAGGVKRLGLIHFSPRYGKRELKKLKEEAREIFPETFLTRDQQVLEIPNED; encoded by the coding sequence ATGAATCTTGAAGCTTTTGTACTGGGAAGCGGCGGTATGATGCCCCTGCCTTCCCGCCATTTAACATCTGTATTGTTACGAAAAGACGGCGATCTGTTTCTGTTCGATTGCGGGGAGGGAACCCAGGTTTCCCTGCGAAAGCTGAACCTGCGCTGGAAGAAGATCTCCGCGATTTTTATTTCCCATACCCATGCTGATCATGTTACCGGCCTGCCGGGAATCCTGATGCTCTCTTCCCAGGTCGACCGGGACGAACCCCTCTACATCTATGGCCCTCCGAAAATCCGGGACTATGTCGAGGCAAACCGGCGGGTCCTCGATATGTATATTAACTACGAAATACGGGTTATCGAGTTTACCGAGGGGGGGACTGTATTTGAGGGTAAGGATTTTTCCGTATCCAGTTTTCCCCTGGAGCACACGAAACCCTGTTTCGGCTATACCCTGGTGGAAAATCCGAGACCGGGAGTCTTCTACCCTGAAAAGGCCAGGGAGCTCGACGTCCCGGTGGGGCCGCTGTGGGCGACCCTCCAGGAGGGGAAACCGGTGCAAAACGCGAAGGGTGATCTGGTGGAACCCTCTCAGGTGATGGGAGAGCCGAGGAAGGGCAGAAAGTTCAGCTATGTGACCGACACTGTATATCGGGATGATATCGCCCCAAGGGTCAGCGGATCCGATCTGCTGATCTGTGAAGGGATGTTCGCTTCTGATCTTGAAGAGAGCGCGCGGGAAAAGAAACACCTTACCGCAAAACAGGCTGCAGGGATTGCCAGGGACGCCGGAGGAGTCAAGCGTCTGGGACTTATCCACTTCAGCCCCCGATATGGAAAACGGGAGCTCAAGAAATTAAAGGAAGAGGCAAGGGAGATATTTCCCGAAACCTTTCTGACCCGGGACCAGCAGGTACTGGAAATACCCAACGAGGATTAG
- a CDS encoding 3'-5' exonuclease — MEGFLDFYSPRQEELPYGEALFCALDFETTGLYPGSDSIIEAGAVLYRGGQEIDSFSSFIRPAGEIPAAATAVHGIDAGMVEDAPELEEVFPSLLIFLEGAILVGHNINFDLAFLDAGCRKSGRPMPSAPGIDTCSFARSVLKGEPSYSLENLSRRYGLGNGNHHRALDDARSAMGLLSLIVSRIPDDGELKASDIIRRSRTRPYNPR, encoded by the coding sequence ATGGAGGGTTTTCTCGATTTCTACAGTCCCAGGCAGGAGGAGCTTCCCTATGGGGAGGCTCTCTTCTGTGCTCTCGACTTTGAAACCACCGGTCTGTATCCCGGTTCCGACTCGATTATAGAAGCCGGTGCAGTCCTGTACCGGGGAGGACAGGAGATCGATTCCTTTTCATCCTTTATCCGTCCCGCAGGGGAAATCCCGGCTGCTGCAACGGCCGTACACGGAATAGATGCCGGTATGGTGGAGGATGCTCCGGAACTGGAGGAGGTTTTTCCCTCCCTTCTTATCTTTCTGGAAGGGGCGATTCTTGTGGGGCACAATATCAATTTCGACCTCGCTTTTCTCGATGCGGGGTGCCGCAAAAGCGGCAGGCCCATGCCCTCAGCGCCGGGTATCGATACCTGCAGTTTTGCCCGGTCTGTCCTCAAAGGGGAGCCCAGCTACAGTCTTGAAAACCTGAGCAGGCGTTATGGGCTGGGGAATGGAAACCATCACCGGGCTCTGGATGATGCCCGCTCTGCCATGGGTCTTCTGTCGCTTATTGTTTCCCGCATTCCCGACGACGGCGAACTGAAAGCTTCCGATATCATACGCCGATCCAGGACTCGTCCGTATAATCCCCGCTGA
- a CDS encoding nucleotidyl cyclase domain-containing protein, with protein sequence MNKVVVQTYAALIVLILVSASTYVLYDLSRLSRNNYENNREKVMELAMLIRSGGTPGSEELQDILRIDLVQGESERVLYRSKALSSSLLSLVNGTYEYSLDASRPDTLLRIRSSLIDRAELLPRLRILLYTASAAVLLSGLILAFLPRSRPVERVEIRALSAPADTESDHDSGLMSSEYLSMRLESELKRAASFDQDLTIAVIVFDGLDPLLKLKEVSPEIRQFFVFRDLCYEYGAERACLILPNTELDDGIRTVRDFRKQLEKNFPHISAWGGLSSRSGRLIDPDLLLTEAVSALRKSRQDPDRAVFGFRADPEKYRARLAETV encoded by the coding sequence ATGAATAAGGTTGTTGTGCAAACCTATGCCGCATTGATTGTACTTATTCTTGTCTCGGCATCAACCTATGTCCTGTACGATCTTTCACGACTCTCCCGAAACAATTACGAGAATAATCGTGAAAAGGTCATGGAACTGGCGATGCTGATTCGCAGCGGGGGAACCCCCGGCAGCGAGGAGCTGCAGGACATTTTGCGCATCGACCTTGTACAGGGGGAATCTGAGCGGGTATTGTACCGTTCGAAGGCCCTCTCATCGTCCCTTCTTTCCCTTGTAAATGGAACCTACGAGTATTCCCTTGATGCCAGCCGGCCGGATACCCTGCTTCGAATACGGAGTTCCCTTATCGACCGGGCTGAACTTCTTCCCCGGCTGCGAATTCTGCTGTATACCGCGAGCGCGGCGGTGCTCCTCTCAGGCCTGATTCTGGCCTTTTTACCCCGTTCCAGACCAGTGGAAAGGGTGGAAATTCGGGCCCTGAGTGCACCCGCAGACACTGAATCCGATCATGATTCGGGTCTCATGTCCAGCGAGTATCTATCCATGCGTCTTGAATCGGAACTGAAGCGGGCGGCTTCCTTCGACCAGGACCTTACAATTGCCGTGATAGTCTTTGATGGCCTTGATCCGCTCCTGAAACTGAAGGAGGTATCACCGGAGATACGTCAATTCTTTGTTTTCCGCGATCTCTGTTATGAATACGGCGCGGAGCGGGCATGCCTGATCCTGCCGAATACGGAACTCGATGACGGGATTCGCACGGTCAGGGATTTCCGTAAACAACTGGAAAAGAACTTTCCCCACATCAGCGCCTGGGGAGGCTTGAGCTCACGAAGCGGCCGGCTCATTGACCCGGATCTTCTTTTAACCGAAGCTGTATCGGCCCTCCGGAAATCCAGACAGGATCCGGACCGTGCCGTCTTCGGATTCCGGGCAGATCCCGAGAAGTACCGGGCCCGCCTGGCCGAAACAGTCTGA